The Panicum hallii strain FIL2 chromosome 5, PHallii_v3.1, whole genome shotgun sequence genome contains the following window.
GGCCGCTCTTCACCGGAGACtgctccggcgagctcaagGTGTGGAGGTGGGCGCTCCAGCAGGACCAGGATCAGGAGGCGGCGTCGGCTGCGCATTCATAATCATAGTCATCAGCATAGCCTCATTGAAGAATGACAGCTCCATCATTGTAACCATTGTATGCTTGTAAATTATGGCAGCTCTCAAGTCCAGCGCTGACGATGTAGCACAGTGCAGAGGAGACGGCCCAATTTTCTGAGGCCTGATATGTGACGCAACCCTGAGGTCACGTTCCCATGCGGCTCCTTAAGTGCCACGACTTGAGATGCGGGCAATGCCATGCTGTGGAGGCCTGCGCTGGCACGTCCTGACGTCCACAAGGGGGTATGGCCGTGTGGATGCAGAGATGGACAAGCGTGTAGCTTTGTTCGAGCCCTCGCCATGCCGTGTGGCATAGACTGCCTAACTCCGATTGACTCCGGTAATGCTAGTTTGACGCTAGGAAACAAGCACGTCCACTGAATTCCGCCCACGGGTTGCACATACGTACGAAAGACGTTCGAGCCCTGATCGTCCGTAtttacatatatacatatagctTGCTCTGTAGGTCTTCTACAAAAAAAGGAGGCGGCTATACAAAAAAAATTGTTTCCTTTTTAATTCCCTGACGATAATTGGTGTTTTGATATATTTTCCCTTTGTTTATTCGCTGACGATAATCGGTGTGATCTAGTGATAGGCTGTGCAGACTGCGCTTGCGTATGTGTGATGGTAACCAATAATCTACGACCAAATTTATTCAGGTCAGCACACTGTTGCTTAGCTTTTGTAGAGTGACTTTGTCTAAAGCTTGGAGTAAACCTCTCCAAGCATTGCACTAGTCAACGGGCAAGTGCAATGCATGTGGTGAATGCTGAGAGAATAAGAGAGAGCAAAATTAAGCCAGCTTCGGTCAACTGGAGTATTCTACTTATCATCATCAACCGGACCGGTCTGGGTGCAAATGACGCTTTACCTGATCTTGTCGATGTCAGTTGTCAAATGCGTGCTATCTGATCAATCACGTAACAACACTGTATTTTATTAGAAAATGACGGTGCCATCGAAGCAAAACGTGCAAACTGAGGAAGAATCACCTTGATTGAAGCAAATGTCTTTCACAAGTGACGGCTTCCTTGTTTCTAAAAAAAATGTTAcgctttttcctttttttaaaTGACTACTCAGTTAATTTGAGTTAAAAAAAATGAACATGAGAATATGAGATGCCTGCtgttttcttcaaaaaaaaagataatATGAGATGCAATTTCACTTTATTACTATCTCCCATGACGTAAATGACCTTGAGATCAGTGATCACATATACAGATTAACGGCTGAGAATTCACATTATCAACCCAAGAAAGCATTTGCGACCGAGTTAGTGGCGACGCATGGGTTGATCAGTTGAAGATGTCCTGCCCGGGGGACAGCAGCTTCTTGGGGTCGTACTTGTTCTTCATCTCCACGAACCGGCTCCACTTGTCGGCGCCGAAGTGCCGGACCCAGTCACCGCGGTTCGTGTACCGCGCCAGGTAGCTCTTGTACTGGATCCCGGCGAGGTCGCAGAACCGCAGGATCCTCTGGTTCTGCGCCTGCAGCTTCGCCAGGTCGCCCGCCACCGACGAGAAGAGCAGCGACACCACGTAGAACACGTCCTccgccggcgtcgccgccgACATGCCGTCGTCCCACCTGAAAAGACGCCGGAGAACGAACAAGAGTCAGGCGTGccagatcgatcgatcgatcattCGCAGGCGCATGGCGACTCTGATTGATCTGCATGTCTCAGTATTGCGCGCGCGTACTTGGCTTTGTTCACGGGGTAGACGATGAGCGGGCCGACGATGTCGGTGCCTTGCAGGATGCCCTTGAAGACGCCGCGGTCGAAGTCGGCGATGCGCGACCCCGGCACGAACATGTTGAGCCAGGGGTGGGGGACTCGCCACAGCCCGATCTTGTTCAGCGCCACCTCCTCGTTGTGCACCCGCTCCAGGAACTCCACGTACGCCACGTCGCGCTCGAACGCGAACCCCGGCTCGAACCTGAGCCCGTCCAGCACGGACTTGAGCACCTGTGCCACGCCACCAGACACGCACGTCATCGACACGCCCGGTAAGAACACGTCCTGGCAGCAGCGTGCATCGATCGATCCATGGCGCGAGGCGATCGAGAGGTAAACAAACCTACCTGATCCACCGAGGCAGCAGCCGTAGCGTTGTCGTAGTTGAGGGTGGCCTCGATGCTGTACACGGTGGTGGCGTTCCTCTCCTTGGCGAGCGCGACGACCCTGGCGACGTCGGCGTCGGAGAAGAACCCCGTGTTCTTCAGGTCGGAGGCGAGGCTCTGGTTCACGAACACCGACCCCTCGACGTAGCTCATCGGCCCGAACGTGCCGCCGGGCAGCGGCCGGACGAGCCGCTCCTGGTCGGCGGTGAAGGTGGCGAAGTCGGTGTACACGAGGCGCACCcaccgcgcccgcgccggcgccggctcgAGTGCGATCCGGGCGCGGGTGATCACGCCGAACTGGCCCAGCCCGCCGAGGACGGCGTCGAACAGGTCAGCGTTGAGCTCCTTGGAGCACGTCACCGTCTCCCCGCGGCCTGCACGAATTGCACCCGTGGGGAAAAAGTCAGCGCCGGACAATGCAACCAAAGCTACAAATTAAAAGTGATTAACTGTGGCAATTGTCAATGTCAACGCATTGGTGCGAGCCAGTCTATTAGTTAAAGACGAcgtcgccgcccctcgccggccggccggccggtgcaGCTAGCTAGCGCTGGACAAGCATTAACCACCATGCACTAACGCTAACAATGCTAATTTAATACTATATAATACAATCTTATTAAGTATAATTTGCAATGTGGTAAGCGAATTTAATCAGGCAATTTAGATGGTTGCGATCGATCGAGTTGCAGTACGGTTCGAAGAAGCAATCGGATCGGAGTTGATGCAGGTGTGGCACGTAATTCCTAAGAAAATAAAGGCTTGCTTGCTGGCATGGTGCACGGATATTTTGCGAAGGCGCACACGTACCGGTGATCACGTCCAGCTCGAACACGTTAGATATCTGCGGGCCGTGACGGAACGTCTGGCCGCTGACGCCGGCGTTGGAGAGCGTCCCGCCGACGGTGAGGTGGAGGTAGTCCGTCCACGACCGCGGCGCCACCCCGCGCTCCAGCGACGCGCGCAGCACGTCGATCCACagctgctcgccgccggcgtccacGTACCGGCCGTCCGCCGACACGTTgacgcgcggggcggcggcgtcgcTGCCGAGGGACGGCATGTTGACGACCACGCCGCCGGGGGCGAAGGCCTGGCCCATGAGGGAGTGGCCGCGGCCGCGGAACGCGAGGGTGTACGGCCACCCGGGGGTGGCGTGCGCCACGCCGAGGAGCGCGGCGAGGTCGGCCGTGGACGACGGGTAGAGCACGGCCGCCGGGAGCGCGGAGGTGATGTTGCCGAAGTCCATGGAGGCCGGCACGGTGGCGTTGCTGTCGGTGCGGAGCTTGCCCTCCGCCGCGAGCGCGGCGAGGGAGGCCGGCCAGGGAAGGTCGCCGGGCGTGGCCTGTGCATGGCAGGAGGCGATTACCGCGGCTAACAGCAGGTAAACCACCGCCATTAGCGACGTTGGCAGAGCTTAATCCGCAGGGCAAGGTGTGATTGTGTCTGGTAACTGGGATGTGGTGTTTGCACCTTGCACCCCGTATATATATAGGAGAGGTAGGGCAACAGCATATCCGTGGTGAGATTACATACTTGAGTTACTCGATCGCAAATCTGCTTTCGCAAGGAAAACCATGTTGAAGTCGTGTGTACATTCCGTCTAGTTTAGCCTTGTTTTATTCAACTTGTTTTTTTATAATAATTATATAAGGAATTATAACTTCTGGCCTGACATTAAACTCACAAACATCTACTGTATAAAAGAACTCGATCGAGGATTCGAACCCGGTGGGTGCAGTAGTCTTGATTTTACTCTGTTTGACCTCAGAAAAAAAATACAGTACAGTGCTGTACATTGATCAGTGCTCATATTGGCCATCTTGAGGTCTGAACATTTGCAGACCAGGGACTGGATCGTAAGTTCTTTATTGCACTGGGGGCAGCTGCGGCATTTGCATACTACTCCTTTGATAGACCAACTCCTTTGACGAAGCTGGTACTGATAGATGAAATTTTGGCTTTCATGTCACTTTATCTCATCTTAATAACCAGGAATAATAAAGGATCGGAGAAGATGACAACAGATATTGGAAAACAATGATCCTTGATCGCGACACTATTATGTTTTGATCGTTAAGTCGCTTCATCATGCGTGAGACGAACGTGCACATGTGCTTCAGCGAAGGTGGCTGCATGTCAATTTCAGCGGCTAATTAATGTCCATATTTTCTGTGTAATGTGATTATGATCGGCATAGTTCTTCGGTCCTATTCCTTCGGTTTGGGTTGGTTCCTCGATGCCAGGGAAATTTATTGATTTCAAGTAACGTCGTTATATATGTTGTTGTCTTCAAGAACTACTTACGACCTTCACCGTATGGGGTGGCTACGATTCGATTCAGTAATGGCTGTTGCTTATTCTTCATTCTTTCATGGACTTTTTAGTAAGGCGGTCGACTTCCTACAAATGTTCATGGAAGAATTCACCGTTCATTTGTTGACCAATTAGGATTCTTTCTAGTATAGTATAAAGATAGCAGCCGTTGTTTTAGAATGTGTACGGTCACACTGTAATTTCGATTGGCGATGCGAAAGTGACATCCACAGATGTAGTAGCTAGAGGGTTTAGACACCGCGGTCACTACTAAACCTCATCAATGGAAGAAAAGAAGTAACAAATTAAGGAATAACAAAGGAGTCCAGGTGAAAATCATAGGTAGCTAGATTCAGAGGCAGCACGATCCTGTTGCTTCTTTAGTTCATCAGGAAAGTACATGAAATGGGAACAATTCCAAATATATTTAGACCATTTTTGTTAGAAAAGGGTTGGAAGGGTGGATGACCCAAGCAGATAGGGTCGATCTCTCCTCGGAGTCTCGGGCGCAGTTAAATTCGCGCGCGGCTGGTTGCGGTGACCCCAGGCGCGCGTCCGTCCATCTGTTCCCTGACGCGCATCAGACGGTGAGGCGGCAGATGTCTGCATCGACAGATTCATCACCGGCAGCTAACGCCGCCGACCCGCCGTGCGTATCCATGACTATTTGTCACGCGTGTGGATCCTAGTATCGATCGTTGACGTACTGAAAGTTCACCGATAAGTGCATGCTCTGCAGTGTCTTGCAAAGTCAACAGTATCTATCTATCCAACAAGAAAGAATGGAAAGGTCGACCGTATCGACCTTGCACGATCATTATTGCAGAAAGTGAGGTTAAAAATTCATGTTTAGATTAATTTCAGTGGAAACTTCtccaaaacaaaaggaaaaactATTCTCGATCAGGTTTGTGAAaaccatgcatgtgtcccaaagaCCCAAACCTCTCGAACACTTTGTAGAACCTCTGAAGCGGTACGTCGTCCTTTCCGACAGGGCCCGTCCACACAAATTAAGTCCTCTCTAGCCAGCCTCCAAAAAAAGATCCTCTCTAGCCCTTGTCTATACGTTACCTTGTTCAGACAATAGCTGAACACGTCCCGATCTATCGGCCGGTTCAGATTTTAGAATCAGAGCACATGTATGTACGCGACGAGCCGTATCATGCGTGCTCATCGATAGTGAGACGCCCTCAGTGTCGATAGCGAGACGCCGCATCTACCACCGTTGACGTCTGCAAAGCTCTGCCCGTACGTGCTCTCATGTATTGCAGCCTTTGGAAACATACCTCTCATCACACACGCACCGAGAGGCCGGCAGGCAGGCAGGTGTAGCGTGTCAGGCACCTGAATCCCTAGCTGAATGCTCCATGATGTGGTGATCGACAGATTTGTGCATGCGTTTCTGCGGGACTGCGATGGCCACCCTACGACCCTAGCTAGCCAACCGTGCCACATCTGCATGTGTGCATGTAGTGTGCAGGAGGAGTAAGTTCGGTTGTACCTAACATACGTCTCCTGCTACTCCAATGCGCGTAGATGATAGATGGATGCCCACTCGATCGGTGCACTTCCATTCCATGTGGTCTGTTTGCCTGTACTTAGTCATCCATTGACCATTGATGTGTGCTAGCTTTGAGATCGATCAGTATTGCTAGCTACACTACACATCTGATGACTTTGGGTGTCCAACTCATGTTCAGTTCAGCCACTCATGTTAGCACTTTACATGGACCATGACAGGGTGAAAAAGTGAGGTGTAGTGGCATGAGAGACCTCATCAGAATAATTGGTTCCACGTTTCTGAAAACATACTGCGTACACCAATGCACATATCCACTCTCTGCTCGGTGCACTTCCATATCATAGGACTGTTAATTTGCTGTGCTAGCAGGTGCACCGTCGATTTCGCTTTGAGATCTATGCATCATGCATGAGTGGTTAGACAAAAAAAGTGGTATTGCTACGCATTTTATGGCTTTATACCAAGGTAATAAGGAgaaaaggtgaggtggcatgtGTAAGCAAGCAATATCATTATTGATGTGCAAATCTATGGATGAGATGTGCTCATTAATTAGGTGCCGTCTGCCATCTATAACTtttactccctccatttcaaattataggtcgttttaGTATTTCTTGATGCATAATTTTTTACTATGTATATAGACATAGtctatatctaggtgcataatAAAAATTATGCATCTAAAAAAGTCAAATCAATCCATAATTTGGAAGGGGGAGTACGTGGCAAGGAACAAAAGAGAGAATAGAGTTATACTCGATCACCCTGGTAGACACAACCCCACAATGATTGATTTTCTAAAAGAATTTTCAAGAAATAGGAATGTGGTATTATGAATTGGAAGAAGGGTTGTCTCTACACGCAAACTTAATGTCATGACAATGTTGAATACAGCATGGTGATACTATACTATACATGGAGTTGGGAGAAGTCTTTGGAAAGGTTTTGCCCTAGTGCGGATATCATTAATTATGACGAGATAACTTGCATTGGTACAGATGATTACTTACATAAATGAGCATTTTTGTTATCTTTGGAAATGTGTCAGATGTACTATTGATTATATATGAGTACCAACTCAAGATATAATTGTACCATTCCCTCTTCTGTTCATTTTTATAGAATGTAGTTTCATCACTCTGCGAAATCGATATTTGAACACAATTTTTTCTTATAATAATGTAGttataaaataataataattgCAACATTAACAAGCccttttaaaataaaaatctaaTGGTATGAATTTACTGCATATGACACATATATTATATTCCCTCTGTTCTAAATTACAATTTGTTTGACTTTTTTTACCCCAAGTTTGACCACTCGGCTTATTTAAAAATTTGAGCAAAATATCACTTCTTTTGTCGTGGCTTGCTTTATTAATAAAATTTCTTCAAGAATGATTTAAATTTGATTATGTTTGCATAAATTTTTTGAATAAGATGAGTGGTCAAA
Protein-coding sequences here:
- the LOC112894352 gene encoding cytokinin dehydrogenase 1-like — protein: MAVVYLLLAAVIASCHAQATPGDLPWPASLAALAAEGKLRTDSNATVPASMDFGNITSALPAAVLYPSSTADLAALLGVAHATPGWPYTLAFRGRGHSLMGQAFAPGGVVVNMPSLGSDAAAPRVNVSADGRYVDAGGEQLWIDVLRASLERGVAPRSWTDYLHLTVGGTLSNAGVSGQTFRHGPQISNVFELDVITGRGETVTCSKELNADLFDAVLGGLGQFGVITRARIALEPAPARARWVRLVYTDFATFTADQERLVRPLPGGTFGPMSYVEGSVFVNQSLASDLKNTGFFSDADVARVVALAKERNATTVYSIEATLNYDNATAAASVDQVLKSVLDGLRFEPGFAFERDVAYVEFLERVHNEEVALNKIGLWRVPHPWLNMFVPGSRIADFDRGVFKGILQGTDIVGPLIVYPVNKAKWDDGMSAATPAEDVFYVVSLLFSSVAGDLAKLQAQNQRILRFCDLAGIQYKSYLARYTNRGDWVRHFGADKWSRFVEMKNKYDPKKLLSPGQDIFN